AAGGCACCGGGAATGAAATATAAACATTACGCGCCGAATGCGCAAGTTTATATGACAGCGGCTACGGACTTCAAGGCGGCGGCCGCTTGGGCACGTGAACAGGGTGAACCATTCGGCTTATTGGCAACGGATCAGGTGTTAGCTGAATTTTCTGCTTTAGCACCAGCTTATCGTTTTTCTTTAGGTGATTCGATCGTAACAGCCAGTCAGCATTTATTTGATGGCTTACGGCACTACGATCAATTACCTGAGGTCAAGTTGATTTTAGCAGAGGAATTCCCAGCCCAAGGCTTAGGTGTTGCTTACATGAATCGGTTAGCTAAGTCAGCAGGTCAACAGCGCTTTACGAAAAGTGAACACTAATTATAATTAGTATTTTCTAGACGTGTCTAGCTAAATGGTTGTTAAGTAACAATCAAACGCTTCAAGACACGTCTATTTTGATATGGTATAATCGGCTTATTCGGTGAGGTTAAGGCTGGCTCATTGATTACGCATTAAGCGTAAATATCAGTTTTGGAGGATGATGCGCAATGGATTTTCACGTTGATGATCAGGAAGTTTGGCAGGCAATTCGACAAGAGGAGCAACGGCAAGAACATAATATTGAGTTAATCGCATCGGAAAATATTGTTTCTGATGCGGTACGCGCTGCTCAGGGTAGTGTCTTAACTAATAAATATGCAGAAGGCTATCCAAAACATCGTTTTTATGGTGGCTGTGAATATATTGATGTGATCGAGCAATTGGCGATTGATCGTGCCAAAGAATTATTCGGTGCAGAGTACGCTAATGTTCAACCGCACTCTGGTTCTGGGGCTAATATGGCAGCCTATTCGGCTTTACTCGAACCCGGTGATCGTGTGATCGGGATGAGTCTTGCTGAAGGTGGACATTTGACGCACGGTGCACCAATGAGTTTTAGTGGTCAAACTTATGACTTCAAAAGTTATGGGGTAGATGCTAAAACGGGTCGGATTGATTTTGATGCAGTGCGTCAATTAGCCCATGATTTTCAACCTAAATTGATTGTCGCTGGTGCTTCGGCTTATAGCCGTGAGATCGACTTTAAGCAATTCCGTGAAATTGCTGATGAGGTTGATGCGTACTTAATGGTGGACATGGCCCACATTGCTGGTTTAGTAGCAGCGGGCCTACACCAAAGCCCTGTACCATATGCTGACATTGTTACTACGACCACCCATAAAACTTTACGTGGGCCACGTGGCGGCCTTATCTTGGCAAAAGAGCAATATGCTAAGGCAATCAACTCAGCAGTCTTTCCTGGCATCCAAGGTGGTCCGTTGGAGCATGTGATTGCTGGTAAGGCAATTGCTTTGAAAGAAGCTTTACAGCCAGAGTTTAAGGCCTATGCCCAGCAGATCATTGTTAATGCTCAAGCCATGGCCGAGGTTTTTGCTGCGGATGAGCGCATAAAAATTATTTCCGGTGGCACAGATAATCATTTAATGTTATTGGACGTCACAAAATTTGGTTTAACAGGTCGCGATGTTCAGGATCTGCTGGATACAGTCAGCATTACTGTCAATAAAAATACGATCCCTAACGAACAAAATGGCCCATTCCGGACTAGTGGGATTCGGGTGGGGACACCGGCGATCACAACTCGTGGTATGAAAGAAGCCGAAGCTAAGCAAGTGGCACAATTAATTTTACGGGCAATCGAGCAACGCGAAGATCCAAATGCATTGGCCGAAGTTAAGCGGGATGTATTCGCTTTAACGGAACAATTTCCGATCAATGCAAAAAGATTTGAATTTTAACTAGCCATAGCGACTATAATTCGCTAAAATATAAGTAATCAAATTGGGAAAACGGGACACGCTGATTTTTTTGGTGTGTGCCGTTTTCTGCAGTCTGCAACTAATATCAATAAGAGGAGCGTAATCATGGGAGAACTACATGTAATTGACCATCCGTTAGTCCAGCACAAGTTAACGATCATTCGCGATAAAAAGGTGGGGACACAACAATTCCGCCAGGTTGTCAACGAAATCGCAACTTTAATGGCCTACGAAGTTACTCGTAATATGGCGACAGAAGATGTGGTCGTCGAAACCCCAATTGCAAAAACAACGCAAAAATCATTAACCGGTAAAAAGGTGGCTATTGTGCCAATTTTACGGGCCGGCTTGGGTATGGTCGATGGCTTCTTAGAATTGATTCCCGCAGCTAAAGTTGGTCATATTGGGATGTACCGTGACCATGAAACTTTGAAACCAGTCGAATACTTTGTCAAAATGCCGACTGATATTGATCAACGGGAATTGTTTGTTGTTGATCCAATGTTGGCTACCGGCGGTTCTGCGATCATGGCGATCGATGCCCTGAAAAAGCGCGGCGCAAAGCAAATCAAATTTGTCGGCTTGGTTGCAGCACCAGAAGGCGTCAAAGCCTTGCAAGAAGCACACCCCGATGTTGATATTTACGTCGCTGGTCTAGATGACTATCTAAATGAAGATGGCTACATCGTTCCAGGTTTAGGCGATGCTGGTGATCGACTATTCGGGACAAAATAACGTGAACTTTAAACTCAGCTGATCTAGCAATGCCTAGATTAGCTGAGTTTATTTTGTTGTGAGCTACTTACAGGTGCCTCACTAACAAAAAAAGTAGCTATTTCACAAACAAAGTTCCAGCACTATAATCGCTAGCGGGCCAAAATAGCTGGAAGCTATTTGGTTTATTTGACTTAGCGGATCAGAATATTTTTGGCTGCAACGTAACCTTGAATTTATTTCCTTTGTATCTAATATTATGGATATTAAACGTAAAAAATAAATTCATATTTATTTTTTTCATGAAAAACTGTGTGCTACTAGGCTTTTTATGATTATAAATCGCTTTCGTATGTCGATAATCAATTTTGTATTTTTAGTGTATTGGTGGTATTATAACGATTGTATTTTAGATGGGTCTGCAACATGTGCTGTCTAAAGTCTTTTCTGCAAATGTGCTTTGATGCGGTCTTAGTTCTATGATACACTCAGAATACAGTGACTTTGTGTACATATGTTTTAACCGTGCAACACTGTGGAAGCAAATCGGTTGTGAAAAGAGGTGAGATTCTGTGAATGAAGAGAGTTACGTTGTAAAGTTTTTGGGGATTCCCTTCAACATTACCAACGTTGTCTCAGGATTGATAGCAATGGTCATCGTATTCTGTTTGGTTTGGTTCTTGTCGCGTAATTTGGCATTACGGCCAAAAGGCAAGCAAAACGTGTTGGAATGGATCATTGATTTTACCAATGGTATTGTCTCGACTAACGTTCCTGGTGAGCAAGGGAAACGGTTCAATTTATTAGCTTTTGTACTGTTTTTATTTATTTTTGTTGCGAACCAAATGGGGCTGTTAGTGCAAGTCATTATTGGCGGCAAGACTTTGATCAAATCACCGACGGCTGATCCAATGGTTACGATGTCTTTAGCTCTGCTGGTCTTATTAGTATCACATTATTTTGGTGTTATGATCTTTGGTTTCAAGGGATATTTGGTCAATTCCTACATGCGACCAGTAAGTTTCATGTTACCAATTAATGTGCTGGAAGAGTTTACTAATTTCCTGACGCTAGCATTCCGTCTATACGGGAACATTTTTGCCGGTGAAGTGCTGCTGACTCTGATCGGCGGCGTCGCAAAGTCTCACGGCCTCGTGACAACAATTGTCGCGTTACCGCTGGAGATGATCTGGCAAGGATTCTCAATCTTCATTGGTAGTATCCAAGCTTATGTATTCGTCACCTTGTCCATGGTTTATATCTCGAAAAAAGTTGAAGTCGAAGAATAGACCAACAAACCTTAGGGAGGAAAGTTAATTATGAATTTTATTGCAGCAGCTATTACAGCCGCAGGTGCCGCTATCGCCGCAGGTTATGGTAACGGTAAAGTTATCTCCAAAACAATCGAAAGTATGGCTCGCCAACCAGAATTATCCGGTCAATTACGTAGTACGATGTTTATCGGTGTTGGTTTGATCGAAGCCCTTCCGATTATCGCCATCGTTATTTCATTCATGTTGATGTCGCGTTAATCGCTGTAGGCAGCATTAAGTCTGCCTTTTTTGATTGAACAGAAATTTCTGCGAATTAAGCGGTGTCCGTGCCGCGGAACACATTCTTACAAAGGAGGTGTCAATAGATGCTTTCACATTTCGTTATTGGTGCTGCCAGTGGTTTATACATTGGTGATCTATTGTTTTATGCCATTTCGTTCATTATCTTAGTTGCGTTGATCAAGCACTTTGCTTGGGGACCAGTGACTAAAATGATGGATGAACGGGCCAACAAGATTTCTGGTGACTTGGACTATGCGGAAAAGTCCCGGAATGAAGCGACTGAATTAGCGGCTAAACGCCAAGCTGAATTAGATCGTTCACAAACAGAAGCCACTAGTATTGTGACAACTGCGCGCCAAAATGGTGAAAAGCAGCGACAAACCATCATCGAACAAGCACAAACTGATGCAACAACTTTAAAGGCTAATGCCCAAAAAGATATTGTTCAAGAACGTGCGGATGCACTGAAGAGTGCCCAAAATGATGTCGCTGCCTTATCTATTGAGATTGCTTCTAAAATCATTCAAAAAGAACTGAATGCCACTGACCAAAAGGCACTGATTGATTCTTATATCGAAGGGTTGGGGAAGCAAAATGGCGCTAGATAAGTATACGATCGGGCAACGTTATGGCACGGCCTTATTTGATCTAGCGACAGAACAAGGAACGATCGATGCGGTTTATGCCGACGTTGCTGCATTACAGCAAGTATTTGCTGATACACCAACTTTGGCGGCCACACTGACTAATGCGACGTTGACCTTAGAACAAAAGCAACCTATTTTAACTAGCTTGCAACAAGGTGCAACTGACAGTGTTAAAAACTTGATCCAAATGGTTTTTGATTATGGTCGGATGAATGAAATGCCATTTATCCTAGCTGCATTTATGCAACGTTATGACCAAGTTAATGGTATTGTCCATGCTAAAGTGACATCGGCAGTTGCTTTGACGACGGAGCAGCAGCAGGCTTTATCGACACAATTAGCGGCCCGTTTAGGTGCTAAACAGATCACAATCGATAATACGGTTGATGAAGCCGTGATCGGTGGCGTGATCGTTGAAGCTAATAATTTGGTTATTGACGGCAGTATTCGCAGTAAGCTTGCACAAGTTCGGCAATTACTATTAGGTTAAAAGGTATTTTGAGATTAGTTTAATTAGCGTTTTGCGACATTTTGTCCAAAAACGGTTTATTTAAAAAGAGGTGAACCCTATGAGCATCAAGGCTGAGGAAATCAGTTCTTTGATCAAACAGCAATTAGCTAACTATTCAGCTGATTTGTCTGTTGAAGAAGTCGGTACCGTAACCTACGTCGGTGATGGTATCGCAAGAGCACATGGCCTCGACAACGCAATGGCCAATGAATTGCTGGAATTCCAAAACGGTTCATATGGTATGGCGCAAAATTTGGAAACAAATGATGTCGGGATCATTATTATGGGTTCATATGACGACATTCGTGAAGGCGATACGGTTAAACGTACTGGCCGGATCATGGAAGTTCCTGTTGGCGACAACATGATCGGCCGGGTCATCAACTCATTAGGACAGCCAATTGATGGTCAGGGTGAGATCAAAACAGATCACACACGTCCTATTGAATTTAAGGCACCTGGTGTTATGGATCGTCAGTCCGTCTATGAACCACTACAAACAGGTTTGAAAGCAATCGATTCGTTAGTTCCAATTGGTCGCGGTCAGCGTGAATTGATCATTGGTGACCGTAAGACAGGTAAGACTTCAATTGCCATCGATACGATCATCAATCAAAAAGATCAGGACATGATCTGTATTTATGTTGCGATTGGCCAAAAGGAATCAACAGTACGTGCTCAGGTCGAAGCACTCCGTCGTTACGGTGCATTGGATTATACCATTGTCGTAACTGCCGGTCCTTCTGAACCAGCACCAATGCTCTACTTGGCACCTTATGCCGGCGCGGCAATCGGTGAATACTTCATGTACAACGGCAAGCATGTTTTGATCATTTATGATGATTTATCAAAACAGGCAGCAGCTTATCGTGAAATTTCCTTGCTGTTACGGCGTCCGCCAGGTCGTGAAGCGTACCCTGGTGATATTTTCTATACCCATTCACGTTTATTGGAACGTGCTGCTAAATTAAGTGAAAAGCTCGGCGGCGGTTCAATGACTGCTCTGCCAGTTATTGAAACTCAAGCTGGTGACGTTTCCGCTTATATTCCAACTAACGTTATTTCAATTACTGATGGTCAGATTTTCTTGGATAGCGACTTATTCTATTCAGGAACACGGCCAGCAATCGATGCCGGGACTTCTGTTTCTCGTGTCGGTGGTGACGCTCAGATCAAGGCAATGAAGAAAGTTGCCGGGACTTTGCGTGTGGATCTAGCTTCTTATCGTGAATTGGAAAGCTTTGCGCAATTCGGTTCTGATTTGGATGCAGCAACACAAGCGAAGTTAAATCGTGGTCGGCGGACTGTTGAGATCCTTAAACAACCTGTGCATAAGCCATTACCTGTTGAAAAACAAGTTTTGATCCTTTATGCATTGCGTCAAGGCTATCTAGACAGTGTACCGGTTGACGATTTGAGCCGTTACGAAGCTGAATTATTCAATTTCTTCGATGGTAGTCATGCTGATGTTTTAGCCGCAATTGCTAAGACCGGTAAATTACCTGAGGATGATTCATTAGATGACGGTATCAAGGCTTTTGCAGCCACATTTAAAGCGAGTGCAACTGCAGCAGCCGCGAACTAGAAGGAGATGAGATTATGGCTGAATCATTAACTGAGATCAAACGCCGGATCGCATCGACTAAAAGTACCGAAAAAATCACCCAGGCCATGCAAATGGTTTCGGCGGCTAAGTTGAATCAGATCGAAAAGAAATCGACCGCTTATCAGCTATACTCTTCTAAAATTCGTGAAATCGTGACCCACATGGCAGCTGCACAGTTGTTGGCAATTAATAATGCCAATGATCTGCGTGAAAAAAATGATGAGCCACAAACCACTCAGGATCAGCTTAAAGTCAGCAGTATGCTCCAACAGCGACCAATCAAAAAGACTGGTTACTTGGTCATTACTTCTGACCGTGGTTTAGTCGGTAGTTATAACAGTAGTGTCATCAAAGCCGTTACTGATATGATCACCAACGACCACAAATCTGCTGATGAATACGTCTTTATGGCGGTTGGTGGTACAGGTGCAGATTTCTTTAAGAATCGGGGCATGAATATTGCCTACGAATATCGTGGTGTTAGTGATGTCCCAACTTTTAATGAAGTGCGGGAGATCGTAACAACTGCGGTTTCGATGTACGATTCTGGTGTATTTGATGAGTTATACGTTTGCTACAACCATCATGTCAATACATTACGTTCAGAATTCCGTGCTGAAAAGATGTTACCAATCACTGATTTAGATGTTACTGAAGTGCAAGATCAGCACATTGAGTACATTGCAGATCCTTCACAAGAAGAAGTGCTGGATGCAATTTTACCGCAGTATGCCGCTAGTTTGATTTTTGGTGCCTTAATGGATGCCAAAGCTGCTGAACATTCTGCCGGTATGAATGCAATGCGTAGTGCAACTGATAATGCCAATGATTTGATCGATAAATTGACGTTGACCTATAACCGGGCGCGTCAAGGTGCGATCACACAAGAACTTACAGAAATTACGGCTGGGGCCAGTGCATTAGAATAGTCCTAGTAATTAAAAATGACGGGAGGAACAAAGCAATATGAGTGCTGGTAAAATTGTCCAAGTTATGGGCCCAGTTGTCGATGTTTCGTTTCCTTTAGATGGTTCACTCCCTGATATCAATAACGCACTGCTCGTCCGTAAAGCAAAAGACGAAACAGTGACGTTGGAAGTTGCGTTGGAATTAGGCGATGGCGTTATGCGTACGATCGCTATGGAATCTACCGATGGATTACAACGAGGTATGGTCGTTGATGATACTGGTAGTTCTATTTCCGTACCAGTTGGTAAAGCAACTTTAGGGCGTGTATTCAACGTTTTAGGTGAAACAATCGATTTTGGTGATAAATTCCCGGCGGATGCTGAACGTAGCAGTATCCACAAACCATCACCAGATTTTGAAGATTTAAGTACATCTTCAGAAATTCTTGAAACAGGGATCAAAGTAATTGATCTGCTTGAACCTTACCTTCGTGGTGGGAAGATCGGTTTATTCGGTGGTGCCGGTGTCGGTAAAACCGTTTTGATCCAGGAGTTAATTCATAATATTGCCGAAGAACATGGCGGTATTTCTGTCTTTACCGGTGTCGGTGAACGGACACGTGAAGGTAATGACTTGTATTACGAAATGAAGGAATCCGGCGTTATCGATAACACAGCGATGGTGTTCGGTCAGATGAATGAACCACCTGGTGCCCGGATGCGGGTTGCCTTGACTGGGGTCACATTAGCGGAATACTTCCGTGATGTTGCGGGCCAGGATGTGCTATTGTTTATCGATAACATTTTCCGGTTCACCCAGGCCGGCTCTGAAGTTTCCGCGCTGTTAGGTCGTTTGCCATCAGCCGTAGGTTATCAGCCAACATTGGCTACTGAAATGGGCCAATTGCAGGAACGGATTACCTCAACGAAAAAGGGTTCTATTACTTCGATTCAGGCGGTTTATGTCCCTGCCGATGACTATACCGATCCAGCGCCAGCAACTGAATTTGCTCATTTGGACGCAACGACTAACTTGGAACGTTCATTGACACAACAAGGGATTTATCCTGCTGTCGATCCATTGGCTTCTTCATCAAGTGCCTTGGATCCCGAAATTGTTGGTGAAGAGCATTACCGTGTTGCCACTGAAGTTCAGCAAGTGCTCCAACGTTACCGTGAACTACAAGACATTATCTCGATCTTAGGGATGGATGAATTGTCTGATGAAGAAAAGATTATCGTTGCGCGTGCGCGGCGGATTCAATTCTTCTTATCACAGAACTTTAGTGTTGCCGAGAAATTTACTGGTCAACCAGGTGCTTACGTGCCTGTTGCTGAAACAGTTAAAGGCTTTAAAGAAATCTTGGCTGGTAAATATGACGATCTTCCTGAAGATGCCTTCCGTGGTGTTGGCCCGATCGAAGAAGTTGTTGAAAAGGCGAAGAAGATGGGTTACGGTCAAGATAGTGCGACGGCTGCTGAACCTAAAAAAGCTGCAGCTAATTAGGAGGTGCACAAATGGCTGACAAACCAGTTTTGACAGTTAATATTGTCACTCCTGATGGGATCGTATACGATCATCACGCAACGATGGTTATTGTGAAGGCCCTCGATGGACAATTGGGGATCATGCCGAATCATGAACCAATCATTGCACCGCTACAAATTGATGAAGTTCGCGTTAAACGTGTAGATAATCCGGGACACGAAGATGCAATTGCCGTTAATGGTGGTTTCATGGAAATGTCCAACAATGTTGCTTCAATCGTCGCTGATTCAGCAGAACGAGAACGTGATATTGATGTATCACGGGCACAGTTAGCTGAACAACGCGCTGAAGAGCGGATCAAAACGGCTAAAGCAAAGCATGATGCGGATGAATTGGCACGGGCGCAAATTAAGTTACGCCGTGCGGTGAACCGAATCAATGTAGCTAAACATTAAGTTTTTTATAAATAAGCCAATGGTAAATTCGTTTACCGTTGGCTTATTTTTTAGTTAGACTGATTTAATGCGATCTTTACGAATCTTGAATTCGGGCGATCTGAGTCGTTAGGTACAGTAAATGATGATAAGCACTGATATAATAAGCTTATCAGGAAAATTCTGACAATTCGATTAGTCTATGATAGAATAGTGACAGGAAAAACAGTTGGATGCAATGCTGCTTTGAGGTTGCATCTATTTTTAACGGCCTAATCTAGTTAAAATGGGGATAATAGCATGCAGAACATCGGTATTCAAGCAGTAATTACATTGGCGTCTTATTTTATTTTTACCGGTGTGGCGTTTTGGGCTTTACAGGCGGTGCGCTTTGATCATTTACTGCGTGCCGGTCATGTCCCTCAGGCGCAGACTTTGTTTATTATTTTAGCTGCTGTTTTAGGTTATCTATGTACTAGCTTTTTCTTAAGTTTTATCGATAACACCCGTAACTTGATTTTCTTGTTACGTTAATCTAGTCAGTGTGACGGAGGGAAATTCCATGGAAAAATTGATCGTGCGCGGTGGTCAAACATTGAACGGAACGGTTGAAATCGAAGGTGCCAAAAATGCAGTTTTACCTATTTTGGCAGCTAGTATCTTGGCTTCTGAAGGCCAGATGACATTGGATAATGTGCCGATTTTATCTGATGTGTTTACGATGAATGAAGTTTTGAATATGTTGCAACTGAATTTAGAATTTGATCAGTTGCGTAAGACGATCGTGCTGGATGCGACTGGGGAGTTATCCTTTGAAGCACCACTAGAGTACGTTTCAAAAATGCGGGCATCAATCGTTGTTTTAGGCCCATTGTTGGCGCGTTTAGGTCATGCGCGTGTGGCTATGCCTGGTGGCTGTGCAATTGGCACGCGCCCGATTGATCTGCATCTAAAAGGTTTCGAAGCTTTAGGTGCGACGATCGAACAGCATGCTGGTTATATTGATGCATGGGCGGACAAATTAGTCGGTAGTAATATTTACTTAGATTTTCCTAGCGTTGGTGCCACACAAAATATTATGATGGCAGCAACCTTAGCTGAAGGCACTACTGTGATCGAAAATGTTGCTCGGGAACCGGAAATCGTTGATCTAGCTAACGTACTTAATAAAATGGGTGCTAAAGTGGTTGGCGCCGGAACTGATACGTTGCGGATCGAAGGCGTTAAGTCGTTACATGGTTGCAGTCACAGCATTATTCAAGATCGGATCGAAGCTGGAACATTTATGGTGGCAGCGGCGATCACCGGTGGTAACGTGTTGATCAAAGATGCAATCAAAGAACATAATAAACCATTGATTTCTAAGCTAGAAGAAATGGGTGTCACTGTCGTCGAAAATGATGCTGGTGTTCGAATCATCGGTAATCAACAGTTACGGCCAACTAGCGTTAAAACACTGCCACATCCAGGCTTCCCAACGGATATGCAAGCACAAATGACTGTGTTGCAATTAGCAGCTACGGGAACGAGCTTGATGACGGAAACCGTCTTTGAAAATCGCTTTATGCATTTAGATGAATTGCGCCGCATGAATGCTGATTTTAAAATTGAAGGCAGTTCAGTTTTGTTATATGGACCGACTGAATTTAATGGTGCGGAAGTGGCAGCTTCTGATTTACGTGCGGCTGCTGCATTGGCAATCGCTGGTTTGGTTGCTAAGGGCTTTACTCGGGTCACTAACTTAAAATACTTAGATCGTGGGTACTATCATTTTCAGCAAAAATTACGTGCGTTGGGGGCTCAGATCATACGGGTGACTGAACCAGCTAATCAAGAGCGTCTGGATGCTGCTTCTTTTGCTAAGGAATTAGCTTATCAACAAGAACAGGATCGCGTGCAGAGTTTAGCAACAATGATCAAGCGATAATTTTAAAGCTATTCGTCGGTTTTAGAGCCGAGAATAGCTTTTTTGATAAAATCTTTACTTTTAAACGGGTTATAGAGCGCCAAGTGAGGTTTTCGTCCTTATGAAGTTATGCTATAATTCAATATTGATTGGGCTAGTGAATTAGCCCGCAACCGAAGTGGAATTAGCTGCTCGGTTCATGTGAGAGGAGAAATATAAATATGGCGAAAGATATCGGCATCGACCTAGGCACCGCTAATGTTTTGATCCACGTTGAGGGCAAGGGCATCGTGCTTAATGAACCTTCAGTTGTGGCAATCG
This is a stretch of genomic DNA from Loigolactobacillus coryniformis subsp. coryniformis KCTC 3167 = DSM 20001. It encodes these proteins:
- the glyA gene encoding serine hydroxymethyltransferase, whose protein sequence is MDFHVDDQEVWQAIRQEEQRQEHNIELIASENIVSDAVRAAQGSVLTNKYAEGYPKHRFYGGCEYIDVIEQLAIDRAKELFGAEYANVQPHSGSGANMAAYSALLEPGDRVIGMSLAEGGHLTHGAPMSFSGQTYDFKSYGVDAKTGRIDFDAVRQLAHDFQPKLIVAGASAYSREIDFKQFREIADEVDAYLMVDMAHIAGLVAAGLHQSPVPYADIVTTTTHKTLRGPRGGLILAKEQYAKAINSAVFPGIQGGPLEHVIAGKAIALKEALQPEFKAYAQQIIVNAQAMAEVFAADERIKIISGGTDNHLMLLDVTKFGLTGRDVQDLLDTVSITVNKNTIPNEQNGPFRTSGIRVGTPAITTRGMKEAEAKQVAQLILRAIEQREDPNALAEVKRDVFALTEQFPINAKRFEF
- the upp gene encoding uracil phosphoribosyltransferase; the protein is MGELHVIDHPLVQHKLTIIRDKKVGTQQFRQVVNEIATLMAYEVTRNMATEDVVVETPIAKTTQKSLTGKKVAIVPILRAGLGMVDGFLELIPAAKVGHIGMYRDHETLKPVEYFVKMPTDIDQRELFVVDPMLATGGSAIMAIDALKKRGAKQIKFVGLVAAPEGVKALQEAHPDVDIYVAGLDDYLNEDGYIVPGLGDAGDRLFGTK
- the atpB gene encoding F0F1 ATP synthase subunit A — protein: MNEESYVVKFLGIPFNITNVVSGLIAMVIVFCLVWFLSRNLALRPKGKQNVLEWIIDFTNGIVSTNVPGEQGKRFNLLAFVLFLFIFVANQMGLLVQVIIGGKTLIKSPTADPMVTMSLALLVLLVSHYFGVMIFGFKGYLVNSYMRPVSFMLPINVLEEFTNFLTLAFRLYGNIFAGEVLLTLIGGVAKSHGLVTTIVALPLEMIWQGFSIFIGSIQAYVFVTLSMVYISKKVEVEE
- the atpE gene encoding F0F1 ATP synthase subunit C — translated: MNFIAAAITAAGAAIAAGYGNGKVISKTIESMARQPELSGQLRSTMFIGVGLIEALPIIAIVISFMLMSR
- the atpF gene encoding F0F1 ATP synthase subunit B, yielding MLSHFVIGAASGLYIGDLLFYAISFIILVALIKHFAWGPVTKMMDERANKISGDLDYAEKSRNEATELAAKRQAELDRSQTEATSIVTTARQNGEKQRQTIIEQAQTDATTLKANAQKDIVQERADALKSAQNDVAALSIEIASKIIQKELNATDQKALIDSYIEGLGKQNGAR
- the atpH gene encoding ATP synthase F1 subunit delta, which codes for MALDKYTIGQRYGTALFDLATEQGTIDAVYADVAALQQVFADTPTLAATLTNATLTLEQKQPILTSLQQGATDSVKNLIQMVFDYGRMNEMPFILAAFMQRYDQVNGIVHAKVTSAVALTTEQQQALSTQLAARLGAKQITIDNTVDEAVIGGVIVEANNLVIDGSIRSKLAQVRQLLLG
- the atpA gene encoding F0F1 ATP synthase subunit alpha yields the protein MSIKAEEISSLIKQQLANYSADLSVEEVGTVTYVGDGIARAHGLDNAMANELLEFQNGSYGMAQNLETNDVGIIIMGSYDDIREGDTVKRTGRIMEVPVGDNMIGRVINSLGQPIDGQGEIKTDHTRPIEFKAPGVMDRQSVYEPLQTGLKAIDSLVPIGRGQRELIIGDRKTGKTSIAIDTIINQKDQDMICIYVAIGQKESTVRAQVEALRRYGALDYTIVVTAGPSEPAPMLYLAPYAGAAIGEYFMYNGKHVLIIYDDLSKQAAAYREISLLLRRPPGREAYPGDIFYTHSRLLERAAKLSEKLGGGSMTALPVIETQAGDVSAYIPTNVISITDGQIFLDSDLFYSGTRPAIDAGTSVSRVGGDAQIKAMKKVAGTLRVDLASYRELESFAQFGSDLDAATQAKLNRGRRTVEILKQPVHKPLPVEKQVLILYALRQGYLDSVPVDDLSRYEAELFNFFDGSHADVLAAIAKTGKLPEDDSLDDGIKAFAATFKASATAAAAN
- a CDS encoding F0F1 ATP synthase subunit gamma, whose amino-acid sequence is MAESLTEIKRRIASTKSTEKITQAMQMVSAAKLNQIEKKSTAYQLYSSKIREIVTHMAAAQLLAINNANDLREKNDEPQTTQDQLKVSSMLQQRPIKKTGYLVITSDRGLVGSYNSSVIKAVTDMITNDHKSADEYVFMAVGGTGADFFKNRGMNIAYEYRGVSDVPTFNEVREIVTTAVSMYDSGVFDELYVCYNHHVNTLRSEFRAEKMLPITDLDVTEVQDQHIEYIADPSQEEVLDAILPQYAASLIFGALMDAKAAEHSAGMNAMRSATDNANDLIDKLTLTYNRARQGAITQELTEITAGASALE
- the atpD gene encoding F0F1 ATP synthase subunit beta encodes the protein MSAGKIVQVMGPVVDVSFPLDGSLPDINNALLVRKAKDETVTLEVALELGDGVMRTIAMESTDGLQRGMVVDDTGSSISVPVGKATLGRVFNVLGETIDFGDKFPADAERSSIHKPSPDFEDLSTSSEILETGIKVIDLLEPYLRGGKIGLFGGAGVGKTVLIQELIHNIAEEHGGISVFTGVGERTREGNDLYYEMKESGVIDNTAMVFGQMNEPPGARMRVALTGVTLAEYFRDVAGQDVLLFIDNIFRFTQAGSEVSALLGRLPSAVGYQPTLATEMGQLQERITSTKKGSITSIQAVYVPADDYTDPAPATEFAHLDATTNLERSLTQQGIYPAVDPLASSSSALDPEIVGEEHYRVATEVQQVLQRYRELQDIISILGMDELSDEEKIIVARARRIQFFLSQNFSVAEKFTGQPGAYVPVAETVKGFKEILAGKYDDLPEDAFRGVGPIEEVVEKAKKMGYGQDSATAAEPKKAAAN
- a CDS encoding F0F1 ATP synthase subunit epsilon, giving the protein MADKPVLTVNIVTPDGIVYDHHATMVIVKALDGQLGIMPNHEPIIAPLQIDEVRVKRVDNPGHEDAIAVNGGFMEMSNNVASIVADSAERERDIDVSRAQLAEQRAEERIKTAKAKHDADELARAQIKLRRAVNRINVAKH
- a CDS encoding DUF1146 family protein, whose translation is MQNIGIQAVITLASYFIFTGVAFWALQAVRFDHLLRAGHVPQAQTLFIILAAVLGYLCTSFFLSFIDNTRNLIFLLR
- the murA gene encoding UDP-N-acetylglucosamine 1-carboxyvinyltransferase, whose translation is MEKLIVRGGQTLNGTVEIEGAKNAVLPILAASILASEGQMTLDNVPILSDVFTMNEVLNMLQLNLEFDQLRKTIVLDATGELSFEAPLEYVSKMRASIVVLGPLLARLGHARVAMPGGCAIGTRPIDLHLKGFEALGATIEQHAGYIDAWADKLVGSNIYLDFPSVGATQNIMMAATLAEGTTVIENVAREPEIVDLANVLNKMGAKVVGAGTDTLRIEGVKSLHGCSHSIIQDRIEAGTFMVAAAITGGNVLIKDAIKEHNKPLISKLEEMGVTVVENDAGVRIIGNQQLRPTSVKTLPHPGFPTDMQAQMTVLQLAATGTSLMTETVFENRFMHLDELRRMNADFKIEGSSVLLYGPTEFNGAEVAASDLRAAAALAIAGLVAKGFTRVTNLKYLDRGYYHFQQKLRALGAQIIRVTEPANQERLDAASFAKELAYQQEQDRVQSLATMIKR